The following proteins are co-located in the Candidatus Parvarchaeota archaeon genome:
- a CDS encoding 5-formyltetrahydrofolate cyclo-ligase encodes MEWCLLQAPCTCSRRQGTGKYRGTIIEWAGKWCIMMTIKKDIVRDTVLIERRQLSVEDYMERSLRVVGRLRATHMYAKAKSVLLYMSKEREVFTHGLVAEALKEGKGVALPRTNRKTDLLEIYLVDDAGKLTKGSFGVEEPVADQSNKIEVSQLDLLVIPGAAFDRQGFRLGWGKGYYDKLLAGLKNCSKTCALAFGFQVLRQIPHEAHDVPVDFIITESEIIDCQNERRKSGSIE; translated from the coding sequence ATGGAATGGTGCTTGTTGCAGGCTCCATGTACATGCTCTCGCAGGCAAGGCACTGGAAAATATCGAGGAACCATTATTGAATGGGCAGGGAAATGGTGCATAATGATGACGATAAAAAAAGATATTGTAAGGGACACTGTGCTAATTGAAAGAAGGCAATTGTCGGTAGAGGACTACATGGAAAGAAGCTTGCGGGTTGTTGGCAGGCTTAGAGCAACACACATGTATGCAAAAGCAAAAAGCGTGCTTCTTTACATGTCCAAGGAAAGGGAGGTTTTCACGCATGGCCTTGTTGCAGAAGCTCTAAAGGAGGGCAAGGGGGTTGCGCTGCCGAGGACAAACAGGAAAACTGACTTGCTTGAGATTTATTTGGTAGATGATGCGGGAAAACTGACAAAGGGAAGCTTTGGCGTTGAAGAGCCTGTTGCAGACCAATCAAATAAAATTGAGGTTTCGCAGCTTGACTTGCTTGTAATACCAGGCGCCGCATTTGACAGGCAGGGCTTCAGGCTTGGCTGGGGCAAGGGATATTATGACAAGCTATTGGCCGGCCTTAAGAACTGTAGCAAAACATGCGCACTGGCTTTTGGCTTCCAGGTGCTCCGGCAGATTCCCCATGAGGCGCATGACGTGCCGGTTGACTTTATAATAACTGAAAGTGAGATAATAGACTGCCAAAATGAAAGAAGGAAATCCGGAAGCATTGAGTAG